The proteins below come from a single Sorghum bicolor cultivar BTx623 chromosome 4, Sorghum_bicolor_NCBIv3, whole genome shotgun sequence genomic window:
- the LOC8071768 gene encoding protein XRI1: MPIGTSKIAPTTESFVMQETRKPSTLKVSKGGRCYHSSGSDLASFGNLCIISMPIGTSEIAPTTESFVMQETRKPSTLKVSKAFPFALIKLSREESDVTLQDINQQNQRIHAPPKKAPEILGTSHLSGKPVIGMTRIRTEGGRGSITILRTKD; this comes from the exons ATGCCTATAGGAACAAGCAAGATTGCACCGACGACAGAAAGTTTCGTAATGCAGGAAACTAGGAAGCCTTCTACACTCAAAGTCTCTAAAG GAGGAAGGTGTTATCACTCTTCAGGATCTGATCTAGCATCCTTTGGCAATTTATGCATTATTTCTATGCCTATAGGAACAAGCGAGATTGCACCGACGACAGAAAGTTTCGTAATGCAGGAAACTAGGAAGCCTTCTACACTCAAAGTCTCTAAAG CATTCCCCTTTGCTCTCATCAAACTGTCTCGGGAGGAAAGTGATGTTACTCTTCAAGATATAAACCAGCAAAACCAGCGAATCCATGCTCCCCCAAAGAAGGCCCCGGAGATCCTGGGAACTTCACATTTATCTGGCAAGCCAGTGATCGGCATGACAAGAATCAGAACAGAAGGGGGGAGAGGCAGCATCACAATTCTAAGGACAAAGGACTGA